Proteins encoded by one window of Streptomyces uncialis:
- a CDS encoding ABC transporter ATP-binding protein — translation MSTTPPPAAPDDAPDLRAENLRLAYDDRIVVDGLDLVVPPGRITAVVGANACGKSTLLRALARLLTPREGAVRLDGQAIHKVPTRQLAQRLGLLPQSPVAPEGLTVADLVTRGRSPHQTWWRQWSTGDEQAVREALAATSMTEHADRAVDELSGGQRQRAWIAMAVAQGTPILLLDEPTTYLDLAHQIDVLDLVTDLNRNEGRTVVMVLHDLNQACRYADHVVAMKSGRIAAEGPPGEVITAESVADVFGLRCQVVADPVSGTPMVIPVGRHHTGDPAVTADDAVKVLGAPRGS, via the coding sequence ATGTCGACAACCCCGCCCCCGGCGGCGCCGGACGACGCGCCCGATCTGCGCGCGGAGAACCTGCGCCTCGCCTACGACGACCGGATCGTCGTCGACGGCCTGGACCTCGTGGTGCCGCCCGGCCGGATCACCGCCGTCGTCGGCGCCAACGCCTGCGGCAAGTCCACCCTGCTGCGGGCCCTCGCCCGGCTGCTGACCCCCCGGGAGGGCGCGGTCCGGCTCGACGGACAGGCGATCCACAAGGTCCCCACCCGGCAGCTCGCGCAACGCCTCGGTCTGCTGCCGCAGTCCCCGGTAGCCCCCGAGGGACTGACCGTGGCCGATCTGGTGACCCGGGGCCGCTCCCCCCACCAGACCTGGTGGCGGCAGTGGTCCACCGGCGACGAACAGGCGGTACGGGAGGCCCTGGCCGCCACCAGCATGACCGAGCACGCGGACCGCGCGGTCGACGAGCTGTCCGGCGGACAGCGCCAGCGGGCCTGGATCGCCATGGCCGTCGCCCAGGGCACACCCATCCTGCTGCTGGACGAGCCGACCACGTATCTGGACCTCGCCCATCAGATCGACGTCCTGGACCTCGTCACCGATCTGAACCGCAACGAGGGCCGCACGGTCGTCATGGTGCTCCACGACCTCAACCAGGCGTGCCGCTACGCCGACCACGTCGTCGCCATGAAGTCCGGCCGGATCGCCGCCGAGGGCCCGCCCGGCGAGGTCATCACGGCGGAGTCGGTGGCGGACGTGTTCGGGCTGCGCTGCCAGGTGGTCGCCGACCCCGTGAGCGGGACCCCGATGGTGATCCCCGTGGGACGGCACCACACGGGCGACCCGGCGGTCACGGCCGACGACGCGGTCAAGGTACTGGGCGCGCCCCGGGGTTCCTAG
- a CDS encoding GNAT family N-acetyltransferase — MPEIQLLRADHAAALRAFEWENRAYFAESVPDRGDAYFTGFAARHEALLAEQAAGLGWFHLVVDGDGEVLGRVNLIDAADGEAELGFRIARKATGRGLATDVVRRICARAAHEYGLTSLRAAATLDNAGSRAVLIRTGFVPAGETVLDGRPARCFSLALAVPDGEGRPVRVSSV; from the coding sequence ATGCCAGAGATCCAGTTGCTCCGCGCCGACCACGCCGCCGCGCTGCGTGCCTTCGAGTGGGAGAACCGCGCCTATTTCGCCGAGTCGGTGCCCGACCGGGGTGACGCCTACTTCACCGGCTTCGCCGCACGGCACGAAGCGCTGCTGGCCGAGCAGGCCGCCGGACTCGGCTGGTTCCATCTGGTCGTGGACGGGGACGGCGAGGTGCTGGGCCGGGTCAATCTGATCGATGCCGCGGACGGCGAGGCCGAACTGGGCTTCCGGATCGCCCGCAAGGCCACCGGCCGGGGGCTCGCCACCGACGTGGTGCGGCGGATCTGTGCCCGCGCTGCCCACGAATACGGTCTGACCTCGCTGCGGGCCGCGGCGACCCTCGACAACGCGGGCTCGCGGGCGGTGCTGATCCGCACGGGCTTCGTACCGGCGGGCGAGACCGTGCTGGACGGGCGTCCGGCACGGTGCTTCAGCCTCGCGCTCGCGGTACCGGACGGCGAAGGCCGCCCGGTGCGGGTGTCCTCAGTGTGA
- a CDS encoding cation diffusion facilitator family transporter produces the protein MSPDPHPHQGHHHEHGQEHRQGHGHPYIPGHQHQHQHDEGQGHGQGQGHGDGQGHDHGDGQGHDHSHRSRPRRLTDRLAHRFRPHSHDSGQKVDAAMEASARGLRALWISLAVLGATAMAQAVVVVLSGSVALLGDTVHNTADALTAVPLAVAFLLGRRAANRRFTYGYGRAEDLAGLAVLLVIAGSAAFAAWSAVERLLSPREMTHVPVVAVAAVIGFLGNEAVARYRIRVGREIGSAALVADGLHARTDGYTSLAVLLSAGGAALGWGLADPLVGLAITAAILLVLRDAAREVFRRAMDAVDPALVDGAEHALLATPGVRSVGELRLRWIGHRLRAEVSVVVDGDLTVRQAHQVAVDAEHALLHSVPRLTAALVHADPAPEPGGPDPHLTLAHHPSH, from the coding sequence ATGAGTCCCGACCCCCACCCGCACCAGGGTCATCACCACGAGCACGGCCAGGAGCACCGCCAAGGTCACGGACACCCGTACATACCGGGTCACCAGCACCAGCACCAGCACGACGAGGGCCAGGGCCACGGCCAGGGCCAAGGTCACGGTGACGGACAAGGCCACGATCACGGTGACGGACAAGGCCACGATCACAGTCACCGGTCCCGGCCGCGCCGCCTCACGGACCGCCTCGCCCACCGCTTCCGGCCGCACTCCCACGACAGCGGGCAGAAGGTCGACGCTGCCATGGAGGCGTCCGCGCGAGGTCTGCGGGCGCTGTGGATCTCGCTCGCCGTGCTCGGTGCCACCGCCATGGCCCAGGCGGTCGTCGTCGTGCTGTCGGGCTCCGTCGCGCTGCTCGGGGACACCGTCCACAACACCGCCGACGCACTGACCGCCGTCCCCCTGGCCGTCGCGTTCCTGCTCGGACGGCGGGCCGCCAACCGCCGGTTCACCTACGGCTACGGACGGGCGGAGGACCTGGCGGGACTGGCCGTGCTGCTGGTGATCGCCGGTTCGGCGGCGTTTGCCGCGTGGTCCGCCGTCGAGCGGCTGCTGTCACCCCGGGAGATGACCCATGTGCCGGTGGTCGCCGTCGCGGCGGTCATCGGATTCCTCGGCAACGAGGCGGTCGCGCGCTACCGCATCAGGGTCGGCCGGGAGATCGGCTCGGCGGCGCTGGTAGCGGACGGACTGCACGCGCGCACGGACGGGTACACCTCACTGGCGGTGCTGCTGAGCGCCGGGGGAGCCGCCCTGGGCTGGGGGCTCGCCGACCCGCTGGTCGGTCTCGCCATCACCGCCGCGATCCTGCTGGTGCTGCGCGACGCGGCCCGCGAGGTGTTCCGGCGGGCCATGGACGCGGTGGACCCGGCGCTGGTCGACGGGGCGGAACACGCCCTGCTCGCGACTCCCGGGGTGCGGTCCGTGGGCGAGCTGCGGCTGCGCTGGATCGGGCACCGGCTGCGCGCCGAGGTCTCGGTCGTGGTCGACGGGGATCTGACGGTCCGGCAGGCACATCAGGTGGCCGTGGACGCGGAGCACGCGCTGCTGCACTCCGTACCCCGGCTGACGGCCGCGCTGGTCCACGCCGATCCCGCGCCGGAGCCGGGCGGACCCGATCCGCATCTCACGCTCGCCCACCATCCGTCACACTGA
- a CDS encoding ArsR/SmtB family transcription factor, whose translation MSARTHLSSAQDAHPRPPGDSDAYARAAEVLALLGDRTRLILLKRLAGGEADVSTLTRASGAARPAVSQHLARLRLAGVVSTRKDGRRVVYSLPEGPVRRVVDEALRLTDR comes from the coding sequence ATGAGCGCACGCACGCACCTTTCATCTGCGCAGGATGCGCACCCGCGCCCCCCGGGCGACAGCGACGCGTACGCACGCGCGGCGGAGGTGCTCGCCCTGCTCGGGGATCGCACCCGGCTGATCCTGCTGAAGCGGCTGGCCGGGGGCGAGGCCGATGTGAGCACGCTGACCAGGGCCTCGGGCGCCGCCCGGCCCGCTGTGAGCCAGCATCTGGCGCGACTGCGGCTGGCGGGGGTGGTGAGCACGCGCAAGGACGGCCGCCGCGTCGTGTATTCCCTCCCGGAGGGGCCGGTGCGACGGGTGGTGGACGAGGCGCTGCGCCTCACCGACCGGTAA
- the rho gene encoding transcription termination factor Rho has protein sequence MTSILEHPTTRGTTVRPAEVTVAGVLDLTPQGHGFLRPPDLMPTPQDPYVPVTLVRRLGLRTGDAVSGTLSTGADAKRGVKRTVGRVDLVEGLPPEQLGLRPHFGDLTPLHPREALRMEGGASGLTMRVTDLVSPVGKGQRGLIVAPPKTGKTVLLQQLAAAVARNHPDCVLMVVLLDERPEEVTDMRRTVRGEVLASTFDRPAKDHIALAELAVERAKRLVERGKDVVMLLDSLTRLCRAHNNAASSGGRTLSGGVDARALSGSKRLFGAARCAEEGGSLTILATALVETGSRADDYYFEELKGTGNMEIRLSRELADKRVYPAVDIVASGTRREEFLVPAPDLAVVRGLRRALIGQSVQTALETLLDRMRSTPSNADFLRKARATLPPS, from the coding sequence ATGACCAGCATCCTCGAACACCCCACCACGCGAGGCACCACCGTCCGGCCCGCCGAGGTCACGGTGGCCGGGGTCCTGGACCTCACCCCGCAGGGCCACGGGTTCCTGCGGCCCCCCGACCTCATGCCCACCCCCCAGGACCCGTACGTCCCGGTCACGCTCGTGCGCCGGCTCGGGCTGCGCACGGGTGACGCCGTCTCAGGAACCCTGAGCACGGGCGCCGACGCGAAGCGGGGCGTCAAGCGGACCGTCGGCCGGGTCGACCTGGTGGAGGGCCTGCCCCCCGAGCAGCTGGGCCTCCGCCCGCACTTCGGTGATCTCACCCCGCTGCACCCCCGGGAGGCGCTCCGGATGGAGGGCGGGGCGAGCGGGCTCACGATGCGCGTCACCGATCTCGTGTCGCCCGTCGGCAAGGGACAGCGCGGGCTGATCGTCGCCCCGCCGAAGACCGGCAAGACCGTGCTCCTCCAGCAGCTCGCCGCCGCCGTCGCCCGCAACCACCCCGACTGCGTGCTCATGGTCGTCCTGCTGGACGAGCGGCCCGAGGAGGTCACCGACATGCGGCGCACGGTCCGCGGCGAGGTGCTGGCCTCCACCTTCGACCGCCCCGCGAAGGACCACATCGCCCTCGCGGAACTCGCGGTGGAGCGCGCCAAGCGGCTGGTCGAACGCGGCAAGGACGTCGTCATGCTGCTGGACTCGCTGACCCGGCTGTGCCGCGCGCACAACAACGCGGCCTCGTCCGGCGGCCGTACGCTCAGCGGCGGGGTCGACGCACGGGCCCTGTCGGGATCGAAGCGGCTGTTCGGGGCCGCGCGCTGCGCGGAGGAGGGCGGATCGCTGACCATCCTCGCGACGGCCCTGGTCGAGACCGGTTCCCGCGCGGACGACTACTACTTCGAGGAGCTCAAGGGCACCGGCAACATGGAGATCCGGCTCAGCCGGGAACTCGCCGACAAGCGGGTGTACCCGGCGGTGGACATCGTCGCCTCGGGCACCCGGCGGGAGGAATTCCTCGTCCCCGCACCGGATCTGGCGGTGGTCCGGGGCCTGCGGCGCGCGCTGATCGGCCAGAGCGTCCAGACCGCGTTGGAGACCCTGCTGGACCGGATGCGCAGCACCCCCTCCAACGCCGACTTCCTGCGCAAGGCGCGGGCCACCCTGCCGCCGTCCTGA
- a CDS encoding SMI1/KNR4 family protein — MDENRWAGVRERVLALAGHPGAEQVFGLPDGEPLRAPLTRAQLAELEGQIGTRLPEEYRGFLLQVGAGGAGPSYGVFPVVLDADGRWGWEGDGGDMTDPARLGEPFATVRADAAELAALQARTPEEEDFPDAPDAFEAAYDEWDERHSEVLFSGERTIGAICLCHKGCCLRQWLVVSGPEAGTVWDDPRADWADIEPLTGPDGRSLTFAQWYMSWLEEAERTAERYGEAA; from the coding sequence ATGGATGAGAACAGGTGGGCGGGGGTCCGCGAGCGGGTGCTGGCGCTGGCTGGACACCCGGGTGCGGAGCAGGTGTTCGGCCTGCCGGACGGTGAGCCGCTGCGGGCTCCGCTGACCCGGGCACAGCTCGCGGAGCTGGAGGGCCAGATCGGTACGCGGCTGCCGGAGGAGTACCGCGGATTCCTGCTCCAGGTGGGCGCGGGCGGAGCGGGCCCCTCGTACGGCGTGTTCCCGGTGGTCCTGGACGCGGACGGCCGCTGGGGCTGGGAGGGGGACGGCGGTGACATGACGGATCCCGCCCGGCTCGGGGAGCCGTTCGCCACGGTCCGTGCGGACGCCGCCGAGCTCGCCGCGCTCCAGGCGAGGACTCCCGAGGAGGAGGACTTCCCGGACGCCCCGGACGCCTTCGAGGCCGCGTACGACGAGTGGGACGAGCGCCATTCCGAGGTGCTGTTCTCCGGGGAGCGGACCATCGGCGCGATATGTCTGTGCCATAAGGGGTGCTGTCTGCGGCAGTGGCTCGTGGTCTCCGGTCCGGAGGCGGGCACCGTCTGGGACGACCCCCGGGCCGACTGGGCCGACATCGAGCCCCTCACCGGCCCGGACGGCCGCTCGCTCACCTTCGCGCAGTGGTACATGAGCTGGCTGGAGGAGGCCGAGCGCACGGCGGAGCGGTACGGGGAGGCGGCCTGA
- a CDS encoding methyltransferase, producing the protein MTPSVPSSAAAPALADQLVQQSWGFVTDRALQTAAELGIPDLVARGPVPLAALAEATGSLPDALGRLLRPLVATGVFTLDGTGGYGPTGTSVLLESAHPQTLRPWFRLMYRVTFRMFDDPLFTLRTGRPAFEERFGNTYFGHMAEHPDDNDVFHAAMASFTRRTARAVASAYDFSDAGSLADIGGGLGTLISEILSSAPAATGTVFDLPHMAEAARGALDAAGVGERATVVSGDFFAAVPRADTLLLSWILHDWDDEKSLEILRACRKAQESGQGRLLIVEAVLPELPGPGQTTALDLVMLFGLGGRERTETEYAALLDTAGYEHIRTLPLEAPGMHVIEARTRG; encoded by the coding sequence TTGACCCCTTCCGTTCCGTCCTCCGCCGCGGCCCCCGCGCTCGCCGATCAGCTGGTCCAGCAGTCCTGGGGGTTCGTCACCGACCGGGCGCTCCAGACCGCCGCGGAGCTCGGGATACCCGATCTCGTCGCCCGGGGTCCGGTTCCCCTGGCGGCGCTCGCCGAGGCGACCGGTTCGCTGCCCGATGCCCTGGGCCGGCTGCTGCGACCGCTCGTCGCCACCGGGGTGTTCACCCTGGACGGCACCGGTGGTTACGGTCCCACCGGGACCAGCGTCCTGCTGGAGTCGGCGCATCCGCAGACCCTGCGCCCATGGTTCAGGCTGATGTACCGGGTGACGTTCCGGATGTTCGACGATCCGCTGTTCACGCTGCGGACGGGACGGCCCGCGTTCGAGGAGCGGTTCGGCAACACCTACTTCGGCCATATGGCCGAGCACCCCGACGACAACGACGTGTTCCACGCCGCCATGGCGTCCTTCACCCGCCGGACCGCCCGCGCGGTCGCCTCGGCGTACGACTTCTCGGACGCCGGGTCCCTGGCCGACATCGGCGGCGGGCTGGGGACCCTGATCTCCGAGATCCTCTCCTCCGCCCCGGCGGCGACCGGAACGGTCTTCGATCTTCCGCACATGGCGGAAGCGGCCCGTGGCGCGCTGGACGCGGCAGGGGTGGGCGAGCGGGCCACGGTGGTGTCCGGGGACTTCTTCGCCGCTGTCCCCCGGGCCGACACGCTGCTGCTGTCCTGGATCCTGCACGACTGGGACGACGAGAAGTCGCTGGAGATCCTGCGCGCCTGCCGCAAGGCCCAGGAGAGCGGACAGGGCCGCCTGCTGATCGTGGAGGCGGTGCTGCCCGAACTGCCGGGCCCCGGGCAGACGACGGCCCTGGATCTGGTGATGCTCTTCGGCCTGGGCGGACGGGAACGCACCGAAACCGAGTACGCCGCGCTGCTGGACACCGCGGGCTACGAGCACATCCGTACGCTGCCGCTCGAAGCACCCGGGATGCATGTCATCGAGGCCCGCACCCGCGGCTGA
- a CDS encoding DNA polymerase ligase N-terminal domain-containing protein: MPDDEPGERDGEPGTRHDHGSKRDSGTEHGGGTEQGGVPGGELRAYHAKRRFDRTGEPRGLPASTEDAAVPADGEAAEPGAGHRFVVQIHAASTTHFDFRLEVDGVLKSWSVPRGPSTDPGDKRLAVPTEDHPLEYRAFEGVIPPGEYGGGTVIVWDHGTYRPTSHDRRHRPVPFARSLELGHATFWLDGTKLRGGYALTRFRDGEGGSGRAAWLLVKSRDERARRDGHGTPDPRRARSARSGRTLRQVAERPEAVWESDRGGRRAGRPGSARG; encoded by the coding sequence ATGCCCGACGACGAGCCCGGCGAACGTGACGGCGAGCCCGGTACGCGCCACGACCACGGCTCGAAGCGCGACAGCGGCACCGAGCACGGCGGCGGCACCGAGCAGGGCGGCGTACCCGGCGGGGAACTGCGCGCGTACCACGCCAAGCGCCGTTTCGACCGGACCGGGGAGCCCCGGGGCCTGCCCGCGTCCACCGAGGACGCGGCCGTACCGGCGGACGGCGAGGCGGCGGAGCCCGGCGCCGGACACCGGTTCGTCGTACAGATCCATGCCGCGAGCACCACGCACTTCGACTTCCGGCTGGAGGTCGACGGTGTCCTCAAGTCCTGGTCGGTGCCCCGGGGGCCGTCCACCGACCCCGGGGACAAACGGCTGGCGGTGCCCACCGAGGACCACCCGCTGGAGTACCGCGCGTTCGAGGGAGTGATCCCGCCCGGCGAGTACGGCGGCGGCACTGTCATCGTCTGGGACCACGGCACCTACCGGCCGACCAGCCATGACCGGCGCCACCGGCCGGTCCCCTTCGCCCGGTCCCTGGAGCTGGGGCACGCGACGTTCTGGCTCGACGGGACGAAGCTGCGCGGCGGCTACGCGCTGACCCGGTTCCGGGACGGCGAGGGCGGATCGGGGCGGGCCGCCTGGCTGCTGGTGAAGTCCCGGGACGAGCGGGCGCGCCGGGACGGCCATGGCACCCCCGACCCCCGCCGGGCCCGGTCCGCGCGCAGCGGCCGGACGCTGCGGCAGGTCGCGGAACGTCCCGAGGCCGTCTGGGAGAGCGACCGGGGCGGGCGGCGGGCCGGGCGGCCGGGGAGCGCGCGGGGATGA
- the ligD gene encoding non-homologous end-joining DNA ligase, giving the protein MSGLLGSLPPEQVRLLSVARPGRELAARPMTATLSDRREFSARWIFERKLDGVRMLAVREAGTVTLVSRSGRRVDGSYPEIAAALAAQERADFTVDGEIVAFTHGRTDFGLLQRRMGLTRAAEVAASGVAVTYCVFDVLRLDGADTTGLPLRTRKSLLRRALTYRTPLRFTPHRNAGGTDLLAQACARGWEGLIAKRADSRYQPRRSPDWLKLKCSRGQEFVIGGFTEPAGGRTGFGALLLGHYADGVLRYAGKVGTGFPSRTLTVLRTRLDGLRRPDSPFGDRVTERHPRWVEPSLVAQVEFAEWTRDGMLRHPRFTGLRDDKRPRDVVREEAGPPP; this is encoded by the coding sequence ATGAGCGGGCTGCTCGGTTCGCTGCCGCCGGAGCAGGTGCGGCTGCTGTCCGTGGCGCGCCCCGGCCGGGAACTCGCCGCGCGTCCCATGACCGCGACGCTCAGCGACCGCCGGGAGTTCTCCGCGCGCTGGATCTTCGAACGGAAGCTGGACGGCGTGCGGATGCTCGCCGTCCGGGAGGCCGGCACGGTCACTCTTGTCTCCCGCAGCGGGCGCCGGGTCGACGGCAGTTACCCGGAGATCGCCGCCGCGCTGGCCGCGCAGGAGCGCGCCGATTTCACGGTCGACGGGGAGATCGTGGCGTTCACGCACGGCCGGACGGACTTCGGGCTGCTCCAGCGGCGGATGGGGCTGACCCGGGCCGCGGAGGTGGCGGCGAGCGGGGTGGCGGTGACGTACTGCGTGTTCGACGTGCTGCGGCTCGACGGGGCCGACACCACCGGGCTGCCGCTGCGGACCAGGAAGTCGCTGCTGCGCCGGGCGCTGACGTACCGGACGCCCCTGCGGTTCACCCCGCACCGCAACGCGGGCGGCACCGATCTGCTGGCGCAGGCGTGTGCCCGGGGCTGGGAGGGCCTGATCGCCAAGCGGGCCGACAGCCGGTACCAGCCGCGCCGGTCCCCGGACTGGCTGAAGCTGAAGTGCTCGCGCGGCCAGGAGTTCGTGATCGGCGGGTTCACCGAGCCCGCCGGGGGCCGGACCGGGTTCGGCGCGTTGCTGCTGGGCCACTACGCGGACGGGGTGCTGCGGTACGCGGGCAAGGTCGGCACCGGCTTCCCGTCCCGGACGCTGACCGTGCTGCGGACCCGGCTCGACGGACTGCGCCGCCCGGACTCCCCCTTCGGCGACCGGGTCACGGAACGGCACCCCCGGTGGGTGGAGCCGAGCCTGGTGGCGCAGGTGGAGTTCGCGGAGTGGACCCGGGACGGGATGCTGCGGCATCCCCGCTTCACCGGACTGCGGGACGACAAACGCCCGCGGGACGTGGTCCGGGAGGAGGCCGGTCCGCCACCGTGA
- the htpX gene encoding zinc metalloprotease HtpX, with amino-acid sequence MRSRFEPDRRLTARMALTMFLLGLLYVVFVGVLIFLLKSWVLVVVIAAAALWAQYWFSDRIALYAMRGRIVTAEEEPRLHGVVDRLCATADMPKPEVAVSALDLPNAFATGRNADHAVVCVTRGLMRRLEPDELEGVLAHELSHVAHRDVAVITVASFLGVLAGLAVRFAFYSGAFGGRRDQNAFVVLMSVVAVSAAVYAISFVLIRALSRYRELAADRAAALLTGRPSALASALTKLTGDIARIPTSDLRTAQAFSAFYFAPAISGETNRSLSRLLSTHPPLEKRLEQLAAISAQLGPTAGQRG; translated from the coding sequence ATGCGAAGCCGTTTCGAGCCCGACCGGCGCCTGACCGCGCGTATGGCGCTCACGATGTTCCTGCTCGGCCTGTTGTACGTGGTCTTCGTGGGCGTACTGATCTTCCTGCTGAAGTCCTGGGTGCTGGTCGTGGTGATCGCCGCCGCGGCGCTGTGGGCGCAGTACTGGTTCTCGGACCGTATCGCCCTGTACGCGATGCGCGGCCGGATCGTCACCGCCGAGGAGGAACCGCGGCTGCACGGTGTGGTGGACCGCTTGTGCGCCACGGCGGACATGCCGAAGCCGGAGGTGGCGGTGTCCGCGCTGGATCTGCCGAACGCGTTCGCCACGGGCCGCAACGCCGACCACGCGGTGGTCTGCGTGACCCGGGGGCTGATGCGGCGGCTGGAGCCGGACGAGCTGGAAGGCGTCCTCGCGCACGAGCTGTCGCATGTCGCGCACCGGGACGTCGCCGTGATCACCGTCGCGTCGTTCCTCGGGGTCCTCGCCGGGCTGGCCGTGCGCTTCGCGTTCTATTCGGGGGCGTTCGGCGGGCGGCGCGACCAGAACGCGTTCGTCGTGCTGATGAGCGTGGTCGCGGTCTCGGCCGCGGTCTACGCGATCAGCTTCGTACTGATCAGGGCTCTGTCGCGGTACCGGGAGCTGGCCGCCGACCGGGCCGCCGCGCTGCTCACCGGCCGTCCCTCGGCGCTGGCGTCCGCGCTGACGAAGCTCACCGGGGACATCGCGCGCATCCCCACCTCGGATCTGCGGACCGCGCAGGCGTTCAGCGCGTTCTACTTCGCACCGGCCATCAGCGGCGAGACGAACCGCAGTCTGTCCCGGCTGCTGTCGACGCATCCTCCGCTGGAGAAGAGGCTGGAGCAGCTGGCCGCGATCAGCGCGCAGCTCGGCCCGACGGCCGGACAGCGGGGCTGA
- the pspAB gene encoding PspA-associated protein PspAB, translated as MGFLDTLLGRTRPVPPDLDRLFGLPSAAVTLEAAAGFTATGVGSVCFSSVEGAEFSRIQDEVRELLAADEQRTGPPVGSERDAFGYSWLVSHRDADDLPALVGDLHAVNSALEESGFGPQLLCSLVGFRDPEGRRLGLVYLYKRGTFYPFAPVAADRRDNALELQVRGVLTDDLRIEPDLSRWFALWGAPGL; from the coding sequence ATGGGGTTCCTGGACACCCTCCTCGGCCGGACCCGGCCGGTGCCGCCCGATCTGGACCGGCTGTTCGGACTGCCCTCGGCGGCGGTGACGCTGGAGGCGGCGGCCGGGTTCACCGCGACCGGGGTGGGATCGGTGTGCTTCTCCAGCGTGGAGGGCGCCGAGTTCTCCCGTATCCAGGACGAGGTCCGTGAGCTGCTGGCCGCCGACGAGCAGCGCACGGGTCCGCCGGTCGGGTCGGAGCGTGACGCGTTCGGGTACTCCTGGCTGGTGTCCCACCGGGACGCGGACGATCTGCCCGCCCTGGTGGGTGATCTGCACGCCGTGAACTCGGCGCTGGAGGAGAGCGGCTTCGGCCCGCAGCTGCTGTGTTCGCTGGTCGGTTTCCGGGACCCCGAAGGGCGCCGTCTCGGGCTGGTCTATCTGTACAAGCGCGGCACCTTCTACCCGTTCGCCCCGGTCGCGGCGGACCGTCGTGACAACGCCCTGGAGCTCCAGGTGCGGGGGGTGCTCACGGACGATCTGCGGATCGAGCCGGATCTCTCGCGCTGGTTCGCCCTCTGGGGCGCCCCGGGGCTCTGA